In Pseudoliparis swirei isolate HS2019 ecotype Mariana Trench chromosome 22, NWPU_hadal_v1, whole genome shotgun sequence, the DNA window CTGACAACACATTACTTACActattcttcttctctcacttcTTTTAACTGTACTTATTTGCTTCCTCCAACATCTGCAACCTTTGGGGTAATAGTTAATTTCCCAGTCACTCCACCAAGCTACACAGTCCTTCTTCCTCAGCCATTATTTCATTCACATTGGAGTACACTGCCACATcctgccctccctcctccttctccttcggcATACACCGTtttgcctccttctcttcctcctctttcctgccCTCCGCCCTGTTCTCTTTCTTAATCTCGGCGTACTCTGAGTCTGTGGTCTCTTGTATGACCTCTTCCCCTGTGGGACTCTTCCTTTTCAGCAAGGAAAACTTGACGTCGGAGTACTCCGCCTCTCTTGGCTCCACGTCACCGCCGGCAGCCTGAGCTCCTTCTTCAGACTTCTCTTGGTCGCCTTCCACTCCTTGACCGGCATCGATCTGTCAGGGGAAATTAGGAAATTATAAATCCTTTACTCAACTGATACGTGACTTGTGTACATCCAGGCTACAACGGGTTCCTTCTTCCTTTTAATTCAGCttgaaacaataaactataTCATCTGTAAGCCGTTAAAATGACCTTTTCTTCATAATTGTAGTTCAGACTGCCGGCTTTTTAAAATCAGGCGACACTCACAACAGCATTGCAGAGTTACAAAGATGAAGGTGTGAAGTATAAGtgaaacaaaaggaaaacaacGGTAATACGTGTCTCCTCACAAGGCTTTCAGCGAACATTTAACAAatatactgcatatatatatacaaatatatatatatacatatatataaatatatatacatatacatatatatatatatacaaatatatattactatataatttaaaaaatatatatataaatatatacaaatatatatatatatatatatatatatatatatataaatatatacaaatatatatactaccgttcaaaagtttggggtcacccagacaatttcgtgttttcgatgaaaactcacttttatttatcaaatgaattgcaaaatgaatagaaaacattgtcaagacattgacaaggttaaaacattttatttgaattattaaatattaatattaaaatattaaatataaatgtaatgttatcttcattgaaaaaaactgtttttttctaaaaataagaaaatttCTAAGTTACCCCAAACTTTTAACGgtagtgtgaatatatatatatatatatgtgtgttcatATAAATACCAGAGCAAGCCTTCGAGTCTTCACCATCTCCAGAGCCTCAGCCGTATCACCAGAGTTCTTCTGTTTACTTCTGGGGAGAAAAGTAATCAAACAAGAACAAATGTTTCAAATAAACAATGAACAAGCAATAATTATTGAATCAAAGTCACTACTAAAAAtgttatatgaataaataaataaataaaagccacACATGTAATTTGGAATATTTCAGCCCACGACTGATGACATTTTTCATATAACCTTTATTTAAACTtgaatcttttttattttgtatttatagcTTAAATATAGGACAGTTTATGTTGTGGCATAATGGTGCATTATGCCACAACATAAACTGtcctatatttaaaaatgttttgggtTCAAACAAAGCCGATGGCCTTCTCCCTTACTACCTGTGACGATTTCATTTTGAATTATGAAATCTCTGTTAAGTTGCCAAAAAACTATATTATAacaatggaaaataaataagacACAACCCTCACAACACAACCATATTAAAGCTTATGTATACTACATTTAGATGTTAATACACGCTTGTATTTTGGAAGAACATATAAAAAACTTGAGCAGTTTTCCTTGAATTATGGTTTGCATTTCTGTCAAATATTCATGATTTGCTGTAAAATTAATCGAGAATGCTAAAACAAAACTGTTGTGTTTCTTAAAgactaataatatataaataatagtgCCTTGAacttttcataaaaaataagaaaagatatGCACGGACGTCAATAAGAAGCACAGTTATGCAGgcataatacataataaaaaagAGTACCTGCAGCATTTTAGGGCCAAACAGCAGGTGGCAGCTGAAAGGAATGTCCCAATCAGAAAGGCAACGATGACTTGAGGCTGTACGAAGGTTATTAAATATGTGTAGAGCAGATCTGGAACGAAGAGGAACTGAATGTTACGTCCTGATTGCTGCTTCTTTTTCATAAAAAGTAGTGCTCTAGAGTCGAGGAGGTCAAAACTTACCGTCTAGTTTCGACTCCTTTATTCTGCTGACCGTGAGGTTTTCTTTTGCTTCCCAGAGTGCATTGCTGCTGACACACTCAACAGTAGTGTCGTTGCGATCCTTCACAGAAACAGTGACGCTGACGACGGTGCGGCCTGACTTACTGGTAGTGACAGAGTGCTCAGCGTGAGACTCCAACAGCGGCCATGTGATGGTGGGAAGAGGAAACCCCTCGCTGACGCACACACAGGTCAGGACCCCCGACTGGACCTCACACCCGGAGCTTTTTGAGATGTTTGAAAACCCTGTAAGCACACAAGCAGAATCTCAATGTCACAACGAAATGCTGATAGTGTGAAGTGTGGAGAGAGACGTTATGTTGTAAAAATCCAATCACACTTACCATCAAAATGACAAATATGAGAATACATGTTGGATGTTAGAAGAATAAAGGTACAGAATAAAGTGTGCAGTATCTGATGTACTCACAGGCCACATTCAGAGTCTCTGTCTATACTACGATACATGTTCAGCTGTAGGCGTATAGACTTACATATGACTTTTACATCAACACTCTTCACCAGGGTTATATTCAGATATTTTGCTCTGCACATGTATTTCCCAGAAGCGTCTGCCGTCACATTAGAGATGGACAAAGTGTtcgttccacttcctgtctgcatgAAGGACTCAGTGTCGTTCTGCAGAGTCCTCTCCGTCTCATTGTGCCCGTTTGTCTCAGAAGACATTGTCCACGTGATGAGAGCTGGAGGGAAACTTTCAACACTGCAGGTCAGATTCAGAGTCTCGCCCTCCTCCACGCTTGTATTCCCAGTTGTTCTAAGGTCCTTCACATCTGTGAGACAACACGACACACTGTGTTATGCTCAGAAAAACATTAGAAATTACATGAGAGCACATGTGTTGGAAAACATGTTAGATGGTAAAAGAATAAAGGTACAGAATAAAGTGTGCAGTATCTGATGTACTCACAGGCCACATTCAgagtctctgtctcctctgtagtGATGCTGCTTGTGAAGCTGACCTTACAGGTGACATTGGTGCCGTGGTGTTCAGCTGAAGGGTTAAAGGTCAACGTTGAACTGCGTCTCTGTGTGACACCAGTGATGTTTCCTGTGATGTGAGAGTccttctctcctgctcctctccacctccaggtGATTTCTGGATCAGAACCAGAGCAGAGACCAGGAGCAGTGCAGGTCAGTGTGGCCTTCCGCCCCTCAGTCAGAGGAGGAATCAGCACTGAGGGCTTCTGGGTAAGAGCTGAAGGGAGAGCAGTCTATGAGTGGAATCAGGGGAGCAGTTCACTTAAATTCAGGCTTAAATAATCTGATACATCTAGATATATCAGAGTTGCAGTTTCTACTTGTTGCCCACAGACACATGTAATTATTTCATGATTATTCAACATTATTTAATTTACACTATAAATACAGAAAAGATGTTGAATATAATGAACATCTtcaatatatgtatttgttgtaGCTCTTCATACCTTTAACAGAGACAGTTGCTCTTGTAGAGAATGTAAATCCGTCTTTTTTATCTTTCGTGGCACCATTAACTCTGAGTTGATAAAATCCAGAGTCGGACTCAGTGAGATTATTGATGATGATGCTGCAGTTCCTCTTCATCACGTCAGGCTCCAACAGTGAAACTCGTCCTAAGAACTCAGACTGAACTTTTTTGTTATTCTTGTTAGTGTGGAATATAATGTCTCCACATTTGGTTTTAAATGGTTCACATTTGAACCACACCATATATTGGGGTGTAAATCCATGACCAGTAGTGAAAGAACACGGTATCACAACACAGAGTCCAGCCTCTGCTGTGATTTCTCCTTCACTGAGAGTGATACAGAATCCTTTGCCACATGTTTGTAATCCCTTCACTGATTCTCCTGTTAATGGAAACAGTGAGACAAAAACATCTTGGTAAGAGTTCATGATATTTAATAAATGAGCTATTTTCAGTATGTAACATATATGTTCACATTTAATAACTCTGGTATACAAGtagtatatatactatatattatacaattatATCCATTAACCCTAAAGTTCCCCAGTGAGCCAATAGATGTTTTGAATCAGGACATTTATCATGGCAAATCCATTCAGTAATTTATTCATAATTTAGTTGTTGGCATCATcacaagataataataaaagatgAAACCTGTGTCAGCAGTGACGTCTCTCACACAGAAGAGCAGAGCCGTCCAGATGAGAACAAACATCCTGATCCGATGATTGAGCCGGTCGCTGTCGGTTCCTTTCAGAAACGTTCAAATGTTTCACTGCATGAAACTGGAGCAGAAACATCTCCacagttatatttaaataatatgttGAAGGTTCACGTGTGATGAATGTAATACTGAATATATTCTataaaactgctaaataaatagtttaattATCTGGAGCAGCTACAATTGCCTCAACCCCACCAATAAAATCTACACATTATTCAAggaattataaaaataattaaattacattGGTAAGGACAAATTTATTAATTATGAATTAAAGTTTCCATTtacaatttaacaagatgatTTTAAAAGTGAGGTAACGTGTTTTACCTCTTTTGGTGTCGTTCTGCTCTCTTCTCACCTCAGTGATGTCTGCTGTGCGTCTCGGAGCCGACTCTTCctctcttcgtcttcctctctTCGTCTTCCTTTTGTACTTCGTTCCTCTTTGCGCTACAACAATTTTCAAGGAAGTTTCTCTTCACACTGCTGGCCCTCGTTGGACTGCCACACTCACAAATCTGTATGGTGTTgtcatatatattaaatatcaaGTTAATAATGTGAAACTTTAACACTGAATCATGAAATGAGAAtgacttccttttttaaaatcttcttcAGGACTATAAATGGTTGAGGAATTCTGAGAAAGAGGAAGTACCACATGTTAGAGAAACTTGTGTCACCTTAAGAAACCAAATTTCTCCTTTACCAGCTATTTTTCTATAatgtaataaacaaaacaacacatacATGTGCATGGTGGGAGGGTGGTGGATGTGCATGCATTCGAATGGTCTGTATTAGAACTGCCAAGTCTAATTAAGTGCATACCGgcagtattttttaaaatcctaGTTCCTAATTCAACTGCAAGTATATTTTTTACAGTATATTGTGCAACATCTTGAAGTTGTGTTCTCAGAAAAGTCTCTCAAGTGATTCTGTATTGAAACATTGCCTTACATGGCATCACTGTATTCTTTCTAATAACTTCCTGTTGACACGTTGAGATGGTAGATTCTAACTATAACTATATTTAGCTGCTAACTGGTTCCACGTTTGTCATGATCAGCTTCTATTAGCCTGCATATTGAACACTCCTACATATCCGGTCAATATTACAGAATGTAGGAAAAAAGTTTTCACAATAACTGAAAACTCAAGATTTCATCCCCAACAGAAGTAAATGCATTTTctgtttaaattaataaatgattCCGGtaacacattaaaaaagggaAGTAATCTACGTCTTCCTGAAATAACATTAACAAGTGTGTAGAGACGCATTGGGCCGAACATGTCATCAGTTTAAAAAAGCGGAAACAATCCAAAAAGCtaaaaactttaatttgtattataaagGGCGTACTAATCTGCAATTTGTAGTTCAACaacttttcatattttattttaaattaatgcaTACAAATCCACACGTTTAGAGGAGAGTCCTTTTTTCCCAAACTAACATGCATATGAACATGAACATTCCTACGATAGTTTCCTTGAAGAATCCCATCCAGATTAAATTCCAGTTCAATAGATGGAAACTAAATCTGCAGTCCTCATTCTGTGAAAACATGCGTCATTAAATTCAGCTGAAGTTAATATGaagtgttggagttggacagcaacacaccacctggacgacactcactggaagaaagacagcggtagacttttactttacatttgttagcgttttattcagaaatcaggatacaagtagacatcatgcatggacccccctccggctggtacctagagtattcagaccagagagaggcgccttaacagagggcgcgacggtttaaatagccatcaaggccagttctgattggcccggaggtaaagaggatggtgtcttctcattagttcttgttcctctgcttccatcgctgtcgctccttcattggttcttctcggccAGCCAATGAATTCATATGTTTGTAGAAAAGTATGAAACAGGAAGAGTGTTGATTAACTGGGTTCCTCTCTTTGAAGCTGTCTTTCACTCCTCTCTGGGGGTCTTATCAGTACAGGGATGGGACCTGGATCTTCCCAGAAGGTCGTTCAGACAAAGGGCCTATTCCCATGTGAGAGTAGATGAGTGTGAGAGGGGTCAATGAGGGGCCATAAATGACTGAAGGAGACTAATGGCCGCATCTGGACCCTCCCTTATCTATCTGCCCGGTGAGGTAAATGTCTCTGTTGCCATTCCCTGACCTGaggtatagagagctctttgtacgtgatcacctccggaatgtgtggatgtggaggaggggggctcacaaaacctcaccaagtgtcactgttatctttctttagatcagtcaggcgccagagtgctccgctggagattttaacttccattcagtgttttccatcttacacataatatttatgcaaacaatactaggctgtgctaagctacaatatatattctttacaaatccctcttttcacatccgctggatgtgaacccttcctccgggaatatttatttccctctttatgccagatcttgtaatggcctggcctccctaagtggctatgtgtcctggtctcctcgtcctgtcttagctctgccatttgacgtgaatgagtctcctgaaatatgatctttcgttgcctagattaaggtcccataagacctgtaagatacctatttctcggggagagagtctctctctgttagtgATGGGAATAGGGGcatggtttctgtcatgtggtactccgacccaccctcttagatcttccatcctagggaagtcagtaggtctgtgtgcgttaaatctgtaatgtgcaggtgtcgaaggaaagaggtgaaattgagagtggtcaggcaggcctGGGTCTTgtatcctagcggctggtgagtagcaggttggcatcctgataaccagttgacgatccggtccccgctgcaactcatctgcgtcatc includes these proteins:
- the LOC130213209 gene encoding sialic acid-binding Ig-like lectin 5, translating into MFVLIWTALLFCVRDVTADTGESVKGLQTCGKGFCITLSEGEITAEAGLCVVIPCSFTTGHGFTPQYMVWFKCEPFKTKCGDIIFHTNKNNKKVQSEFLGRVSLLEPDVMKRNCSIIINNLTESDSGFYQLRVNGATKDKKDGFTFSTRATVSVKALTQKPSVLIPPLTEGRKATLTCTAPGLCSGSDPEITWRWRGAGEKDSHITGNITGVTQRRSSTLTFNPSAEHHGTNVTCKVSFTSSITTEETETLNVAYVKDLRTTGNTSVEEGETLNLTCSVESFPPALITWTMSSETNGHNETERTLQNDTESFMQTGSGTNTLSISNVTADASGKYMCRAKYLNITLVKSVDVKVIWFSNISKSSGCEVQSGVLTCVCVSEGFPLPTITWPLLESHAEHSVTTSKSGRTVVSVTVSVKDRNDTTVECVSSNALWEAKENLTVSRIKESKLDDLLYTYLITFVQPQVIVAFLIGTFLSAATCCLALKCCRSKQKNSGDTAEALEMVKTRRLALIDAGQGVEGDQEKSEEGAQAAGGDVEPREAEYSDVKFSLLKRKSPTGEEVIQETTDSEYAEIKKENRAEGRKEEEEKEAKRCMPKEKEEGGQDVAVYSNVNEIMAEEEGLCSLISPTRLLSEPQRNQQLTTEKTNTSTTGLLRLHPPSLLTEMADVFRSLNLLETLKESVERNKLSDVKDAVEDLLISRLNLAVIGERGDEKDTFINSLRGLGSVALEDVAGYPNPRHPDFRLWDLPPAPSTSPFEPKGYMERVRFARYNAVFMTFSQAPQANAVEVFLEARYFLLLASAMGNETHLEGTRKASLEALASQGVARPKVYLVRPAALEKLDFPGLLEDMGRDLPEIRAHALLLALPTLTSTVVTQKKEAFKALVWAAASLSGGVSAIPVPFVASMVDCSVALRILGKAQLGPCT